atcaacatttaaaacaaatttagataaataattCATATAAGTAATCTAATGTAAGCAGcctataaaaatattcaaaataacatattaataaaacattttaaaataaataaatgaaataaagggTTCAGGACATGATTGAAAATAGATCAGAATATGAGGTGTCaattgcaaataaaaaaaaagaaggccatcggggactaaattaaaacattcttAGATTCGGGAGGACAAAAAGGGGTAATATCCCAAGTCCATGCGCTACGTTTCACCCGTCCAGGCCAAGGATCAAAATGGaaacgaaataaaataaaagggcaaaatttaaaaaaaggaaaagtgcaaaaaaggactaaatggaATGACGTAGGAAAGAAGGAGGGATCATAACCGCAAATATCCCATTTGGGCCTTAAAAACACGCGGGTTCCCCTTCAAACCTGGTTGGGTGCGCGAGTCCCcccctaaacggcgtcgttttaaggCCTGGGGGGTTAATGAAACTATGCCGTTTCATCATCATTTTTTACAaccaaaaccctttttttttcagctcccatttaaaaaaaatcagaaagcTGTTTGCTTTCTCTCCCTCCCCTCTTCTTTTAGCCTCCCTCTGCTAGGGTTTGAAACCCATCATCGTAGGCGGTTCATCGTGCCGAACGGAGAGGGGAGCTCCGACGACGCCCCCACGGGGTGGATCCGATAAGACtctcttctcctcttctttttttttatttcttttatgccCACTTTCGTTTAATAGATTTGTAAacaaaaatcaaaaagaaatcaaaaagaaattaaagaatgAAATGAAAACGAAGAGAATAAGATCGGAAATTAACCTTTTCTTTGTGATTTTTTTGCTTTTTGATTGCTAGTGTtcgtaaaaaaaactaaaaagggATGTTTCGGCTTTTATAACCGAATTACATAGATTAGTTTTTGTTTTTTGCTTGTTGTCtgctattatttttgttttttcttctttgtttcttgtaTTTTGCGTGTTAGTTTCGTCTTgcaggtgtcagacgcgtggaAGGCCAATGGTTGGTGCCCTAAGCGGTGGTGGTGGCGCGCGTGATGGCCAAGGCTGAGGGGGAGTGGTAGCTGAAAACTTGGTAGCTAGGgtttgctgaaaattttaagcaAGTGGGCTATTAGGGCTAGTTTAGGTAATGGGCTGATGGGGTTTTGATTTGAGCCTGTGTTTGGGTTATTTGGTGGTCTGTAAAAATATTTGGACTttgtttatttttggtttttattttataaatgggccaggccaaaattggctatTACAAAGATTATTCACAGTTCGTTAGAATTATGCTAAGTGTTTGTATGTTGTAACATCTGATATCCAAACTCGGTGATTCAGGTCGAGTAAATGGTGTTACAAATGGTATAATAGATttgttcaattttgattcatcaaaCTATGAACCGtttagattacctactaatacaagttgtattCTCATATTTTGATCTAACCATGTGATACAACTTGGCAGTAGTTACATTAGGTAAatagtgagctaatatttgattACATTTTACATTTCATGCAAAAAACTGTTGAAGACAAATATAAATGATAttaatgtgaataaatgaattttatttaaactaatatattcaaaaaattacaaatataaataacaaataaactaCACTTAAAGCACTAGATCCTAACAATGGCTTAAttgattatttcattttttttttcttaagcgCTTTTCTAACCTATAAACCTTGATTATAATTCATTTTTAAGAGCTCAAATGCTCATCTTTTCATGTTTGGATAATGGGTTAAAAACCCTACAATGTAGCTAAATATGAAAACCAATTGCAGTTGTACAAACAAAAGTTGAAGCTTCACATCAGAGCTGAAGAATTAGGCCAATTTGAACTTGATGCGTGCCTCAACTTTTTTTCATGATGGTTGGAATGAGAATTATAATATTTAGCTAAGGATTATTGAGTGAGTTATTGAGTCAATAGCACGATGGCTGAACAAGTCCACCTAGGCCACTCTCCACCCACCTCGGACAAACACTTGTGCTAAAACCAACAACTTCATCCCTCGAGAACCTACTCCACAACCTGGAACTTACATCATCCAAATTCCCAAGGACCAAATCTACCACATCCCTTCGCCAGAGAAAGCACGTCGCCATGCGCATCTATCCAAACGGAAGCCTTGTCAGTACTTATCGCAGTTGATGTTATTGCTTGTTGGCCACCATCCTCGTCGCCGCCATTACTGTTGTTATAGAACCGACATAGCTTTGGTAGAATCCTTAACTGTCGCTTTCTCGATTTTTCTTCTTGGAGTGAGTCACTAAGTTAACAGCACAAAGGTGGAGTGAGTCCACTTGGGTGACTCTCCACCCACCTGGATGAGCACTTGAATTTCAAAcgaaatttgaaatattaattaaaatattaatttttaatgagaTTGTTCTGGTAATTTGGATAGCAATTTGTATATGTTGTATATTAACgtgatattatttattttttatatcatattgatatataatttaataaatataaaaatatttaaagaataaaataatttaaaatataaaaattcataaaatttataaaattttaaaaattaatatgaaatgtgatgtgagtagttatatttaaaatttttacattttaattaatattttcttaaaaaataattattcaattttttttaaaggttatgaGCTGAgtgaaatttaacttaaaaaaataaaaaattaaaatgacaaaaGAGTCAAATTTGTGATTATGCGTTTATGAATCATGATTGGATTTGGTTTGTTTCATCTGTAGCACCAGCTTTCCAATCGTGAAACCTTGGTTTTGTGAGATACTCAAGGAAAACAAAAGAATGGCGTGGAGAAGCCAATTATCTCGAAATCTCAAAGAGCTACGAATTCTGTTTTGCCAAACTTCTCCTTCCAGTGCCTCCGCTAGGTTTTCTTTTCCTCTATCTATATACTTTTCTTTctggttttcttttatttaatttctctcCCCCCCCCCTTTTCCTGATAGATCATTCGTGGAGCAAAATTACAAGGATCTCAAGACTTTAAACCCCAAATTTCCGATCCTCATTCGTGAATGCCGTGGGATTGAGCCCCAAATTTGGGCTAGATATGGTATTTTTCTTATATCCATTATCCTTCATTTATGAAGTTTGCTTTTTTCATTTTCGAGTTTTGATCTAGGAATTGAAGATCACTGCCTAAAACAACTACTTAGTTCCATATAGTGAGATTCTGGGGAATCTTGGATAGGCATATGAACTACGGAATGATTGAAAATTTCGACGGAGTGAATAATGTACTGACCCTTCGAATACAAGAAATTTTGTTCTCGTTTGTTGTTATTAAAACATGATAAACTGTTTGGTGGGAATAGATTTCCGTTTATGATGAATTTTGGTCTCTATTCCAAAGTTTAATGTTCATTGGGTGATGTATGACAAATTTAAGATAATCTGTCATAGTGCCTTTAGCTGGGTTTGGAAACTTAGGGATTTTAGGTTTTTAGTTATGGTAGAAAGTAAGATTTTGGGTATGTTTTCTTATAGACTGTAGATATGATCACAAAATAGTTCCTGTCAGCTGCTGGGTCATGTTAGTTTTGGGTTAATTTGGCTGCGTGATTCTAGGTGGAAATGGGTTAAGAATAACATGTAGAATAAGTTTTGTGAAAGAATACATACAATTGATAAGATTTATGAGTGAATAAGAGAGGAAGTGAAGCGGTCTATGGTTGATTGCATAATAGGTTATTGCTTTATTATATGTTTGGTTAAACTGCATGATATAAAAGATGCTTCATTCTAGATTCTTCACTGTGAATCTGTGGTATTTGTGAACTCAAATCTCTTTCTTCTCTTTGTTTTTGATCATTCTTTGATTTTGCATGTCATTGCAAGCTTGCCTATTTTTTGGTCTTGGACAGgaggcttgaaattgaattacttAATTACTATATATTATTTCTCACCATTAACTCTTTTGTGTTCCAAAATGAGGGGGTTTTGATTTCTTCATGTACCCGAGCCACAAGCCAATGGAGAGTGTTTGTTTAACATATTCTTTTTGGACAATGATTTGTTACTACTTGCTTTTGTATTTGTTTAGTCCACGCTCGTATTGTTTGGTCTTGTATTTGGTAAAGGCATTTCTTTATTGGCTGTGAGGTATCTGAAATTTTGTTCTCTACACTGATAATACTAGTCAAGGGAAGCATTTAGGTTCACCGTTATTCATTTCCCTAAGGATAgacttttattttgttgttttccatGTTTTATTATATGAATGATCATGGGATCTGTGTGGGAAGTCTATCTTCCTTCGCACTTTTTTTTATCACAAATTACATTTGTGTCCATGCAAGATCCTTGCTAGCTACCTTAGGTAGTATAATGGGCGACACTGAGCTCATTGTTCTTTGCCTGAACTGTCTGAACATAAATAAATTTGTGGTATCAATCTATTGGATCCAATTTGATTTAAATGCAGATATGGGTGTTGAGAGGGCATTCGCTTGGAAGGTTTGACTGAACCACAGATATTGAAGGCACTAGAAGACCTTGTGAAAGCAGGTGCATCCCTCAAAGCCTAATACATTGCTGGTATTAAATCGAATTAGTCGAAATAAGTTGATCTTCTCTGAAAAGTTTTCCCTTTGAAGGTTTTCCTTATATTCAGCTATCATGATGATAGTGTTGGATGGTTGTTGAAAGTTCAGAAATTATGTTGTTCCCTTGCCATTTAAGGTTCAAAGTTAAAACACTGCAGAAACTTCCCTGattatagaaatattaaaataaattgccAAAATTTAGCATGAAGATAGCTTTTGTGTTTAAAAATCTATATTTTTGTATGTGGTTTAAGACGAGAAATCAATATTAGTAATACCGATAGGAGaagataaagagaaaaaaaagtggTAAATTTTGTCATTATGtttattgttttttatattttaattttattgatttgtatagTTGCTGCAATTATATTGATGATGTTTCACAACCTCTATAAAAGCCAAtaacaattttgaattttatttcgtatttatttttgtattaggTGTATAAAACACTCGATAATTGTCATAGAATGTATATCATATATTTATCACCACGTGGCTTGGGTGATGGACCTCCTTTATGATGAATAAGATTGTGGCTCATACCATTGGATAGCTACCTAGAACCCGTAAAAATGTCGAAAGCTCCTGTAAATGAAATTATTAGCCTCAATAATGCTGAAAGGTATTGAAATAGATGATCTTGATGTAGAGGGAAGCAAACCTTGAGATGTTTGAGAGCAGTTTGTGTCGTTTGATCAGCCATTGATGCTTCAACGTCCGCGTAGAAAAGGTAATTGAAGTATCTACCAACCAAAAATAACATTGTCAATTCATCTCCCTGAAACTATATATGTGGATGTCATACAATATACGTACCCATTGCTTTTACTGTTATTCTTTGATGCTTGCAAAGGTTGGTTCTTCAATGGACGACTTTCAATCTGGTTTCAAGCAAACATTGAAGACGTGCGTCAATTGCAATAtgactaaatatataataatgttaatgtgtgtgtatatatatatatgtaccttTAAAAGTTTGATTCGATTCGAGATAAAAACAGAAAGTGCATCAGGAAGCGCAGAAGAACCGTCCTCTAATGTGAAAACGATACTTGTCTGTAATTTTTCATCAGGTAATGGCaacttattaataaatataaagcttttttttttttgaataacaAAGTACATAACTCCTCTAAGAGCGAATCTTCAAATTACTCTTAAGCCtataaagcttttttttttttttgaataacaAAGTACATAACTCCTCTAAGAGCGAATCTTCAAATTACTCTTAAGCCTAATTTTCTTTCTTAAACCATCCGAACAAGACCTCagcaattttatttaataaaaagcacttttgaaatcttgttttaccttttttttaatgttttgaatgaTTCTTTCAAGTGACACGTATGTATTATGACTGttcaatatataattatttttaagacAAAAATAATGTATTtcgaaatatatattaataaacttTGAATAACATATTTCAACATTTAACAGAATTATTTATAATGTATTCTGAATGATGTATTTCAATTAATGCCAAAATAATTGCATTAGAAATTCTGAATAATGCATTTAACAAAATTAATGCCCGTCATCTTTTGAAAAAGGTAATATATAAAAGTCTACTAAATGATACTtcataagtaaaattaaaaaatgtcatatattcttttttattatttattttaaaaatatattttactatTCTCACATTCATTTCTTATCACTTCATTCTTAATTATGAagtttttaaactaaaatgatAGTGAATCaaatatttttcatgttattttagtATAATTACTTAATATACAAGTTGTGGAGTTTCTAAATTTCATAAGCATGATTAAAAATATGACAAATGTctcatttgtttatatatattaaatttttttattttttattatacttaTTGGACACATGTTGGTGTCACAcctcttattttaatttttcgttattttatatatttttttatttttaactttttttcaaaaatgttaaattgaataaatcaataatatGGTAAACTATTGTCGGTATATTCCGATATGATTATAAGTTTCATCCCATAAAACtatattgaaaagttttaaaaagttattttcaaaaaaaaattaaaattaaaaagttaacatATTAGGGTTGGATACACTACAGAAAAGTACGGACATAGCAGTGTTTTTAAGTAAAACGCGGCTAGCGTGAGCACACTATTGGCGATTCTTGCTAAAAACGCTGGAAAAAAGCAATTAATTAAAGCGGGAAATATGATTTCCCGAACAATGGGTTTGGCGCCATAACTATAGTGGCGTTTGCGGATGAAACACCGTGAAATCTGTGAAACGATTAGTTTCTTgtactaagggtgagtttggatgggcggtgcgtttacctacggttagtgtaaaaacaacggtggcggtgagattagatactgtagcgatactgtagcgtgagacaaaaagtaagctaaacgcaccgcaccgcacccaatcgcccatccaaacccacactAAATGTCGTCAAACAGagaataattttttcaaaaaagaacTCCTATGTATTTACACAAAACAATTAGCAACGTTGTAAGTTGCAACAAGAAACGCCACTATTTGTTctgtataaataaataatattttaagaaattattattattattattatttttacatagaTATGACCGCATTTCTTCCTAAAACGCAGCAATAGGCTATAGTAATGATTTATTATAAAAAAGTTTCTAATtacttaaaattatataatttgataaaataatataaatttagaagaaattaatatgaataataatattcatttaaaagttttcttttataaaaaaggaataaatggtaaaatatatttaaatttaaattaacatttcaataaaaaatattttatattaaaataataaattatataatgtaaaataaattttatatatttatattgtttctaaaaaataaattaggttCCAATATATAGCCGCGTTTACCCGGAATCACTCCAAATTGTATATATCTAATGGCGTTTTTTGGATAAAACACCGTCGTTTTATAAGATCCAAATAATTGGATGACATCGTTTTgattttagcagcgtttttttgTGTGAAACGCCGTGAACGCTGATCTTTTACGACCACAAATTTACCATCTCAGTTTTATCCTAAATCCCCTCCCAATCCTCCCCTGGATTCCCTATGTGCAGCGGACGCTCCATCCGTCCCGTCTCGAGGCTCCATTGAAAActcttttaaaaaagaattaacatattgaaaagtttaaaaaaaataacatattgGGGTTGGATATTGGATCGGTTTTGTTTGAAAACCCCTTTTAAGGGCTAATATTAGATGTCCATAATGCAATACGGTATCCAACAATATAATCAACAGCAAATACATGCTGACCTTGAAGGGCGTATCTGTGGCAGGAGTAAGGGGTTCCCTGGCTAGCACCAGAAATCGAGTAACGTTGTTGCTATCGTCCTGCCATAAACATCTAATTAAACAAAGCCAGACTCAGaccattttgtgtgtgtgtgtgtgtgagagagagatATAGGAAGGTTTTGTGGTGAAAGTGGAAATTGACCTGAACATTTGAGGCAAGAATGTTGAGTCCATAAAGCAATGCAGCAGATGAACTAGCCAAGGCTCCTGTATCTCTTAGCATTTCGGCAGCCACTTtctatatatacacatgtttATCATTAAGACCCATCAACTGTAATGTGGCTCATCATTAAGACCCTTTACCTTTGCTGCAACTGCAGTATTAGCCACTGCTTCTCCCTCCAATCCCAACTTCGTCAAGCTCTTCTCACATTGAGCAAGTGCCTCAAATGTCGTACCATTCAAATTCAGGGTTAATATGTAAATTCATTAAGGTAAATAGAACCGATACAAGCATAAGAAATAGCATACTGTTATCCCAATCAAAAATATCATTTAGGTATCAAATTAACGTATTAAGCCCTGAATTAAGAAGGTTGAAGTAGGTTTTAATGGTTCATACTTGAGGATGGCTAAGAACGGTTTTCAAATCATGAAGGTCAACGCCATTGTTGGCAAGCAAGCAATGGGAAACAGCAAACTGAATTTCACCAATTATATGCAGATTGTGGCGATGCAACAGGTCGTAGTTTCCATGGATGCTTCCTCCTAATGAATTCTCTATCGGTATTACTGCCCTGTCTGCAACCCGCCTTCCAACTGCctataataaaaaaagaagagtAAATGGCATTAATCAACTAGGAGAAATATATCTTATATAAATACCAAGTAATTTTTAactaaatatgaattttaatcGTTTGTTAAAAGCTCAAATTCTAATACATATAAAccatctttaattttatttataatatatagaataaatatacataaacataaaataatgttaCGATGATAATTGTAGTATGATTTATAAAAGTagaattaaattaacaaattcataataattttataataaaaaacaaaaaatagataTGTAaggatataatatttaaaatagcaACAAACTCTAAAATAAATGACTGGTTTTGGATTGTTTTAAGAGGAGTGTAAAGGGTAAGTCACttgaaaagttgaatggaaaTGCTGGCAAGCAATAGTTTCGCAATTGGGATATGCTTTCTCTGCAGCTGATTCACTATATGCCCCACGAATTCCcttgcaaaaattaaaaatcattaagacATCAATGGATTACTCTAAAAGGCATTTCAAGATAAATATATGTGTTTAGTGCAtgtcatttttaataatttaaacaaaaagaaacttaaattgataattatataataataaataaacaccTGATATGCAACGCGAAGGCGAGGCTCATTACAAACTCTTGAATCTGAAAAATGGTGTTGAAGACAACAACGGCACCGTAATAAAAcacaaattattaattgttaacgCATTAGAGTGCATGTCATGTGTACATCATTTAATTAGTTTGTTAGttatatcattttttaataatataaaggaatgatttttattaaaaaaatctaaattactctttaatttaacttataaaaatttatttattttttttaaataaaaaaaataaaatacaatttagttcatttaaATAAACGAAAATGACTGTTTTTTAAACGATTGAGAGAGAAAGGATGTGATAGGCAGCTTTACTTGTATGCAAAACTTGATATTTAGAGACGGTATCATGAGCCAAATCATATTGAAGGTGGCAGCGCGGTTGGAAGCCATTCATGTTGGCTACCGGCGCGGCGCAGTTTTTGGTGTTGCCACTCTCAATAGTATTACTATTTCTGGCTTTCTGGTGGAAAGCAAAATCCAAGTTTAAGCTGCGAAGGTGTTTTGAATAAAGATGGGAATGGGGGGTTTTGAAGCTATTCGTTTGCCGATAATTAGAAAGAACAAAGAGATGGCAGCCGGAGAACAGCGCCATCGTCGAATAGTGGACTGTTAATTAGC
This window of the Gossypium hirsutum isolate 1008001.06 chromosome A09, Gossypium_hirsutum_v2.1, whole genome shotgun sequence genome carries:
- the LOC107889235 gene encoding arogenate dehydratase/prephenate dehydratase 2, chloroplastic, producing MALFSGCHLFVLSNYRQTNSFKTPHSHLYSKHLRSLNLDFAFHQKARNSNTIESGNTKNCAAPVANMNGFQPRCHLQYDLAHDTVSKYQVLHTNSRVCNEPRLRVAYQGIRGAYSESAAEKAYPNCETIACQHFHSTFQAVGRRVADRAVIPIENSLGGSIHGNYDLLHRHNLHIIGEIQFAVSHCLLANNGVDLHDLKTVLSHPQALAQCEKSLTKLGLEGEAVANTAVAAKKVAAEMLRDTGALASSSAALLYGLNILASNVQDDSNNVTRFLVLAREPLTPATDTPFKTSIVFTLEDGSSALPDALSVFISNRIKLLKIESRPLKNQPLQASKNNSKSNGYFNYLFYADVEASMADQTTQTALKHLKELSTFLRVLGSYPMV